A stretch of Brevundimonas naejangsanensis DNA encodes these proteins:
- a CDS encoding MaoC family dehydratase: MVDLVQAHPSGGYILDELHVGMAAEKTVHVTEERIRLFAEASDDFNPVHLDEAFAAKTAYRGRIAHGLLSAAFGSAVVGTILPGAGSIYISQTLAFHFPVRIGDLVRIQITVIELDQEGARAQLKCEGFVEDKLIMDGVAVVRVPRRRKPSAR, translated from the coding sequence ATGGTTGATCTGGTCCAAGCGCACCCCTCGGGCGGCTATATCCTTGACGAACTGCATGTCGGCATGGCCGCCGAGAAGACGGTTCACGTCACCGAAGAGCGAATTCGCCTCTTCGCCGAGGCGTCCGACGACTTCAATCCGGTGCACCTGGACGAAGCCTTCGCCGCCAAGACGGCCTATCGCGGCCGAATCGCCCACGGCCTGCTGAGCGCGGCCTTCGGCTCGGCCGTGGTGGGCACCATCCTGCCCGGCGCCGGCTCGATCTACATCTCCCAGACCCTGGCCTTCCACTTCCCGGTGCGGATCGGCGACCTGGTGCGGATCCAGATCACCGTCATCGAGCTGGACCAGGAAGGCGCTCGCGCCCAGCTGAAGTGCGAAGGCTTCGTCGAGGACAAGCTGATCATGGACGGCGTGGCCGTCGTGCGTGTGCCGCGCCGGCGCAAGCCCTCGGCCCGCTGA
- a CDS encoding TIGR01459 family HAD-type hydrolase: MTLPHPLPRLSAVADDYDILLCDVWGVIHNGRESWAAACEALTRFNEKGGHVVLISNSPRPSSDVVAQLDGLGVPRSAWKAFVTSGDATRVELARRAPGPAWIIGPDRDFVLYEGLDLTSAHDANDAAFISVTGPYDDTTETPEDYRERLVPAVERGLELICANPDRVVQRGDAIIYCGGAIADLYESMGGRVIMAGKPFGPIYALALKEAEALLGRPADRSRVLCIGDGVVTDVLGAAEQALDCLFIAQGIHGDAAKAADGTLDPARAGELLRAETTFARYAALELTW, translated from the coding sequence ATGACCCTGCCGCATCCCTTGCCCCGCCTGTCCGCCGTCGCCGACGATTACGACATCCTGCTCTGCGACGTCTGGGGCGTGATCCACAACGGCCGCGAAAGCTGGGCGGCCGCCTGCGAGGCCCTGACCCGCTTCAATGAGAAGGGCGGCCATGTCGTCCTGATCTCCAACTCGCCGCGTCCGTCTTCGGACGTCGTGGCGCAGCTGGACGGCCTGGGCGTGCCGCGCAGCGCCTGGAAGGCCTTCGTCACCTCCGGCGACGCCACGCGCGTCGAACTGGCGCGCCGCGCGCCGGGCCCGGCCTGGATCATCGGGCCCGACCGGGACTTCGTCCTCTATGAAGGGCTGGACCTGACCAGCGCCCATGACGCGAACGACGCCGCCTTCATCTCCGTCACCGGGCCTTATGACGACACCACCGAGACGCCCGAGGACTATCGCGAGCGGCTGGTTCCCGCCGTCGAGCGCGGGCTGGAGCTGATCTGCGCCAACCCCGACCGGGTGGTGCAGCGCGGCGATGCGATCATCTACTGCGGCGGCGCCATCGCCGACCTCTATGAGTCCATGGGTGGGCGGGTGATCATGGCCGGCAAGCCGTTCGGCCCCATCTACGCCCTGGCGCTGAAGGAGGCGGAGGCGCTGCTGGGCCGCCCGGCCGACCGCTCGCGCGTGCTGTGCATAGGCGACGGGGTGGTGACGGACGTCCTGGGCGCCGCCGAGCAGGCGCTGGACTGCCTCTTCATCGCCCAAGGGATTCATGGCGACGCGGCCAAGGCGGCCGACGGGACCCTGGATCCCGCTCGCGCGGGGGAATTGCTCCGCGCCGAGACGACCTTCGCCCGCTACGCCGCGCTGGAACTCACGTGGTGA
- the lspA gene encoding signal peptidase II: MKISRLALGAYGVALAVIILDQLTKAWVLGAIDAAHVSHIPDGYRIAEVAPPVFNLTYVLNTGVSFGLFGGGAGRWILSAFSILVAGLLGWWATRADRRLLVAAIGLVMGGAIGNVVDRIRFGGVVDFLDFSGTGLFPWIFNVADSGITVGVILLILDSFLSERRSPVGAAHEKS, from the coding sequence ATGAAGATTTCCCGTCTCGCGCTCGGCGCCTACGGCGTCGCCCTGGCCGTCATCATCCTGGACCAGTTGACCAAGGCCTGGGTGCTGGGGGCCATCGACGCCGCCCATGTCTCGCACATTCCCGACGGCTACCGCATCGCCGAGGTCGCCCCGCCGGTCTTCAACCTGACCTATGTGCTGAACACGGGCGTCAGCTTCGGCCTATTCGGCGGCGGCGCCGGACGCTGGATCCTGAGCGCCTTCTCCATCCTGGTGGCGGGCCTGCTGGGCTGGTGGGCGACGCGGGCGGACCGGCGGCTGCTGGTCGCCGCCATCGGCCTGGTCATGGGCGGGGCGATCGGCAACGTCGTCGACCGAATCCGCTTCGGCGGGGTGGTCGACTTCCTCGACTTCTCAGGCACCGGCCTGTTCCCGTGGATCTTCAACGTGGCCGACAGCGGCATCACCGTCGGGGTGATTCTGCTGATCCTCGACAGCTTCCTGTCGGAACGCCGGTCCCCGGTTGGCGCGGCCCACGAAAAGTCGTAA
- a CDS encoding DUF3035 domain-containing protein, which yields MRIRPVLTVTLAAGAALGLTACSGMKQSIGLAKVVPDEFVTVASAPLVVPPEYGLTPPAPGQPRPQELAPESAARQILLGQRQAVTRTPGEQVLAAEAGADRADPLARYVVDDEFGNIAHKEESWANRILFWRKNDAASQAATVTQTAEGAKTIDAASEQARLQALTGGREGITIAPRRDSRFKLPGL from the coding sequence ATGCGTATCCGTCCCGTCCTGACCGTGACCCTGGCCGCCGGCGCGGCGCTCGGCCTGACCGCCTGCTCCGGCATGAAGCAGAGCATCGGCCTGGCCAAGGTCGTGCCGGACGAATTCGTCACCGTGGCCAGCGCCCCCCTGGTGGTGCCGCCCGAATACGGCCTGACCCCGCCCGCGCCGGGTCAGCCCCGCCCGCAGGAGCTGGCCCCCGAAAGCGCCGCGCGCCAGATTCTTCTGGGCCAGCGCCAAGCCGTGACCCGCACCCCGGGCGAGCAGGTGCTGGCCGCCGAGGCGGGCGCCGACCGCGCCGATCCCCTGGCCCGCTATGTCGTCGACGACGAGTTCGGCAACATCGCCCACAAGGAAGAGAGCTGGGCCAACCGCATCCTGTTCTGGCGCAAGAACGACGCGGCCAGCCAGGCCGCGACCGTCACCCAGACGGCCGAAGGCGCCAAGACCATCGACGCCGCCAGCGAGCAGGCCCGCCTGCAGGCCCTGACCGGCGGCCGCGAAGGCATCACCATCGCCCCGCGCCGCGACAGCCGCTTCAAGCTGCCGGGCCTGTAA
- the ispH gene encoding 4-hydroxy-3-methylbut-2-enyl diphosphate reductase — MNAPVSPAQFQRRPLSVRMATPRGFCAGVDRAIQIVERAIEKYGAPVYVRHEIVHNRHVVDRLKGLGAVFVKELDECPDDRPVVFSAHGVPKSVPATARSREMLFLDATCPLVSKVHVEAERNFAAGRHVILIGHAGHPEVVGTMGQLPAGAISLVETVEDAERFQRPGDRPLAYATQTTLSVDDTAEILAALKRRFPELPDPHKEDICYATTNRQEAVKRLGQDCGLVLVVGSRNSSNSARLVDVALKAGAGDARLVDDAGDLDWAWFDGVETLGLTAGASAPEPLVQGVIEALRTRFDLTVTEDDGARETVTFKLPRALTT, encoded by the coding sequence ATGAACGCGCCCGTCTCGCCCGCCCAGTTTCAACGTCGCCCCCTGTCCGTCCGCATGGCGACGCCGCGCGGCTTCTGCGCCGGGGTGGACCGGGCCATCCAGATCGTGGAGCGCGCGATCGAGAAATACGGCGCCCCCGTCTATGTGCGCCACGAGATCGTCCACAACCGCCACGTGGTCGACCGGCTCAAGGGCCTGGGCGCCGTCTTCGTCAAGGAACTGGACGAATGCCCGGACGACCGGCCGGTCGTCTTCTCGGCTCATGGCGTGCCCAAGTCGGTGCCTGCGACGGCGCGCTCGCGCGAGATGCTGTTCCTGGACGCCACCTGTCCTTTGGTGTCCAAGGTCCACGTCGAGGCCGAGCGCAATTTCGCCGCGGGCCGCCACGTCATCCTGATCGGCCATGCGGGCCACCCCGAAGTGGTCGGCACCATGGGCCAATTGCCCGCCGGGGCCATCAGCCTGGTCGAGACGGTCGAGGATGCGGAGCGCTTCCAGCGCCCCGGCGATCGGCCCCTGGCCTACGCCACTCAGACCACGCTGTCGGTGGACGACACGGCCGAGATCCTGGCGGCGCTGAAGCGGCGCTTCCCCGAACTGCCCGACCCGCACAAGGAAGACATCTGCTACGCCACCACCAACCGGCAGGAGGCGGTCAAGCGCCTGGGCCAGGACTGCGGCCTGGTGCTGGTGGTGGGGTCCAGGAACTCGTCCAACTCGGCGCGTTTGGTGGATGTGGCGCTGAAGGCGGGGGCCGGAGACGCGCGCCTGGTCGATGACGCGGGCGACCTGGACTGGGCCTGGTTCGACGGGGTGGAGACGCTGGGCCTGACCGCCGGCGCCTCGGCGCCCGAGCCGCTGGTGCAGGGGGTGATCGAGGCCCTGCGGACCCGCTTCGACCTGACCGTGACCGAGGACGACGGCGCCCGCGAGACGGTGACCTTCAAGCTGCCGCGCGCGCTGACGACGTAG
- a CDS encoding Tat pathway signal sequence domain protein: MRRVLTALAALSLAAALIPHAAEAQSGRQQGGGGKKAEQAPSRPMRIAPLNRRANAGPCPYVKILYDAARYVEMSDYERPTTNSVGFTGEIEGVSADCAYREADPIRLDVNLLFSLGKGPQAQGDARTYRYWIAVTERNSAVLAKEYFDLPVTFNGADRTQAEASQTIVIPRADATTSGGNFEVLIGFDVTPQMAEFNRSGSRFRPTAGQQTN, encoded by the coding sequence ATGCGTCGCGTCCTGACCGCCCTCGCCGCCCTTTCTCTCGCGGCCGCGCTGATCCCCCACGCCGCCGAGGCCCAGAGCGGGCGCCAGCAGGGCGGCGGCGGCAAGAAGGCCGAGCAGGCGCCGTCGCGCCCGATGCGGATCGCGCCGCTGAATCGCCGCGCCAACGCGGGCCCCTGCCCCTATGTGAAGATTCTCTACGACGCGGCCCGCTACGTCGAAATGTCGGACTATGAGCGGCCCACCACCAACAGCGTCGGCTTCACCGGCGAGATCGAGGGCGTCAGCGCCGACTGCGCCTATCGCGAGGCCGACCCGATCCGCCTGGACGTGAACCTGCTGTTCAGCCTGGGCAAGGGCCCCCAGGCCCAGGGCGACGCCCGCACCTATCGCTACTGGATCGCGGTGACCGAGCGGAATTCCGCCGTCCTGGCCAAGGAGTATTTCGACCTGCCGGTGACCTTCAACGGCGCCGACCGCACCCAGGCCGAAGCCAGCCAGACCATCGTCATCCCGCGCGCCGACGCCACCACCAGCGGCGGCAATTTCGAAGTCCTGATCGGCTTCGACGTCACGCCCCAGATGGCCGAGTTCAACCGATCGGGCAGCCGATTCCGCCCGACCGCAGGCCAGCAGACCAACTAA